A single region of the Drosophila takahashii strain IR98-3 E-12201 chromosome 2R, DtakHiC1v2, whole genome shotgun sequence genome encodes:
- the lbm gene encoding protein late bloomer has product MGCATTSVKITSIVLNAILGLLAVGAIGWIAFNADTETEEFVIAAYITCSVILVFALLGIFAAIRESVALTATSAVFLLILAIPQIVSTCMFLHQYEAKSGQEVVELAWQANNMDGLQQKHECCGKSSAQDYIHLNQVIPPSCYADLKPDPDHLYLEGCIEKLQSFYESDKLRFIIVSWVLVAFELICFALAVFLAISFKNKQRRMEF; this is encoded by the exons TTGCTAGCTGTTGGGGCCATAGGATGGATTGCTTTTAATGCGGACACGGAGACCGAAGAATTCGTCATAGCTGCCTACATAACGTGCTCGGTCATCCTGGTATTCGCTTTGCTGGGCATCTTTGCGGCCATTCGGGAATCGGTGGCACTGACAGCAACG AGTGCCGTGTTCCTGCTGATCCTGGCCATTCCGCAGATCGTGAGCACCTGCATGTTCCTGCATCAGTATGAAGCGAAAAGCGGCCAGGAGGTGGTGGAGCTGGCCTGGCAGGCGAACAACATGGATGGACTGCAGCAGAAGCACGAGTGCTGCGGCAAGAGCAGCGCCCAGGACTACATCCATCTGAACCAGGTAATCCCGCCCAGTTGCTACGCCGATCTTAAGCCGGATCCCGACCATCTATATCTGGAGGGGTGCATCGAAAAGCTGCAGAGCTTCTATGAGAGCGACAAGCTGCGCTTCATCATTGTCTCCTGGGTTCTGGTGGCCTTTGAG TTAATCTGCTTCGCCTTGGCCGTTTTCCTGGCAATTAGTTTTAAGAACAAGCAGCGACGCATGGAGTTCTAG